From a single Petroclostridium xylanilyticum genomic region:
- a CDS encoding ribbon-helix-helix domain-containing protein, whose protein sequence is MARKNINTTIDEDLYTEIKILAIKLKVNANDLIEEGMKYVIEKYTRMFNF, encoded by the coding sequence ATGGCAAGAAAAAATATTAATACAACAATAGATGAAGATTTATATACTGAAATTAAAATATTGGCTATTAAATTAAAAGTCAATGCTAACGACTTAATCGAAGAAGGTATGAAATATGTCATTGAAAAATACACAAGAATGTTTAATTTTTAG